The Pseudarthrobacter sulfonivorans genome includes a window with the following:
- a CDS encoding LacI family DNA-binding transcriptional regulator → MVQSAAGPGRSKASTIYDVADLAGVSHQTVSRYLRDKSKLKPATVERVEMALSELNYTPNLAARSLRSRELYRVVVVVPEASLYFPARMLNGASSAAHSAGYRVDVIAMEGTAEARAQQLRNLLSGEDIAGILSFVPRPRSAVAVDGESSVPLVVAGEYDNKMRARGSLADGTAAAKIVQYLASLGHRNFFHVAGPAAWPSARNRKAAYEEAIAELGLTSVGIAAGDWSPASGYAAGKKIAGLKDVTAVVSGNDQMAIGVIRALHERGIPVPGEVSVFGWDDMSESSFLIPSLSTVHMDLETLGARSMKELIARIRGINTSTETLVLDPMELVMRESTGPVRASGGQA, encoded by the coding sequence ATGGTGCAATCAGCTGCAGGACCGGGCCGGTCAAAGGCATCCACTATCTATGACGTGGCGGACCTGGCCGGTGTATCCCATCAGACTGTGTCCCGTTATCTGCGTGACAAGTCGAAACTGAAGCCGGCCACGGTGGAGCGTGTTGAAATGGCGTTGTCGGAGCTGAACTACACACCGAATCTCGCAGCGCGGTCGCTGCGATCGCGTGAGCTCTACCGAGTCGTGGTGGTGGTTCCCGAGGCCTCCCTGTACTTTCCGGCGCGCATGCTCAACGGCGCTTCCAGTGCGGCCCATTCTGCAGGCTACCGCGTGGACGTAATCGCCATGGAGGGAACCGCCGAGGCCCGCGCACAACAGCTGCGCAACCTGCTGTCCGGAGAGGACATCGCCGGGATCCTGTCTTTTGTGCCCCGGCCCAGGTCTGCTGTCGCTGTCGATGGCGAATCATCGGTCCCGTTGGTGGTGGCCGGCGAGTACGACAACAAAATGCGCGCCCGCGGCAGTCTGGCGGACGGCACGGCCGCAGCAAAAATCGTCCAATACCTGGCCTCGCTGGGGCACCGGAATTTCTTCCACGTTGCCGGACCCGCCGCCTGGCCGTCCGCCCGCAACCGCAAGGCAGCCTACGAGGAAGCCATTGCGGAACTGGGATTGACGTCCGTGGGCATCGCGGCCGGTGACTGGTCGCCGGCGTCCGGCTACGCTGCCGGCAAGAAGATTGCCGGCCTGAAGGACGTAACGGCCGTTGTATCGGGCAACGACCAGATGGCCATTGGCGTCATCCGTGCTTTGCACGAGCGCGGCATACCGGTACCGGGGGAAGTCAGCGTGTTCGGCTGGGACGACATGTCCGAATCCTCATTCCTGATTCCGTCCCTTTCAACTGTGCACATGGACCTTGAAACGCTCGGCGCCCGAAGCATGAAGGAACTCATCGCACGGATTCGCGGCATTAACACCTCGACCGAAACCCTGGTGCTGGACCCCATGGAGTTGGTCATGCGGGAGTCGACGGGACCAGTGCGGGCCTCGGGCGGACAGGCTTAG
- the rsgA gene encoding ribosome small subunit-dependent GTPase A, translating into MNNSSGTSLDSYSPSTSDSIPGPEGPTTYGYSPAVAGYFDAHQPQHRTRHQANQHSERGRVVRLDRNLVLTAVGGELLHLPYPLDAGVPVTGDWVWIGPNRAGGRQITGILPRRSELSRKRAFEDSSEAQVLAANMDVVGVVVPVDRPLTHNRLERTLVAAWDSGAVPLVIITKADLADIADDVVGKVILQAAGVDVVTTSAENGDGIDALLEHLPPHGTLVLLGPSGAGKSTLINALAGRDVQHTGEVRSGDFKGKHTTTSRELVPLANGAVLMDTPGVRGFGLFDAGEGLGEMFGDVEELAGLCRFADCAHQQEPGCAVQAALADGTLDERRWLSYGKLQRELAALARRTDAAARRAYQREWHQRVVVAGKSQRSAERDSSERREEQRSKRKRR; encoded by the coding sequence TTGAATAATTCCTCAGGCACCAGCCTGGACAGCTACTCCCCATCAACCTCCGACTCGATCCCCGGCCCCGAAGGGCCCACAACGTACGGCTACTCCCCCGCCGTCGCCGGTTATTTTGACGCCCACCAACCCCAACACCGGACCCGCCACCAAGCGAACCAACACAGCGAGCGCGGACGGGTGGTGCGCCTGGACCGCAACCTCGTGCTCACAGCGGTCGGCGGCGAACTTCTCCACCTGCCGTACCCGCTCGACGCCGGCGTTCCGGTCACCGGCGACTGGGTCTGGATCGGGCCCAACCGCGCGGGCGGCCGCCAGATCACCGGGATCCTCCCGCGCCGGTCTGAGCTCAGCCGGAAGCGCGCCTTTGAAGATTCTTCGGAGGCGCAGGTGCTGGCCGCGAACATGGATGTGGTGGGTGTGGTGGTCCCGGTGGACCGGCCGCTCACGCACAACCGCCTCGAACGCACGCTCGTTGCAGCCTGGGATTCCGGCGCGGTTCCGCTGGTGATCATCACCAAAGCCGACCTTGCGGACATAGCGGACGACGTCGTCGGGAAGGTCATCCTGCAGGCGGCGGGCGTGGACGTGGTCACCACGTCAGCCGAGAACGGCGACGGGATCGATGCGCTGCTGGAGCACCTGCCGCCGCACGGCACGCTGGTCCTCCTCGGCCCGTCGGGCGCCGGCAAGTCCACGCTCATCAACGCGCTGGCGGGTCGCGACGTCCAGCACACCGGTGAGGTCCGGTCCGGTGACTTCAAAGGCAAGCACACCACCACGTCGCGCGAACTCGTGCCGCTGGCGAACGGAGCCGTCCTCATGGACACTCCGGGCGTCCGGGGATTCGGATTGTTCGACGCCGGTGAAGGCCTTGGTGAGATGTTCGGGGACGTGGAGGAACTCGCCGGCCTGTGCCGGTTCGCTGACTGCGCCCATCAGCAGGAGCCCGGCTGCGCCGTGCAGGCGGCTTTGGCGGACGGGACACTCGATGAGCGCCGCTGGCTGAGCTACGGCAAACTCCAGCGCGAACTCGCCGCCCTGGCCCGCCGCACCGATGCCGCCGCCCGCCGGGCCTACCAGCGCGAGTGGCACCAGAGGGTGGTGGTGGCAGGGAAATCGCAGCGTTCCGCAGAGCGTGACAGCTCCGAGCGGCGGGAGGAGCAACGGTCCAAACGTAAGCGGCGCTGA
- a CDS encoding short-chain fatty acid transporter: MADTVLTKTGTEERGLARVAQRMAAWTEKWFPDAYIFALAGVVIIAVAALAIGASPQSIADSFGNGFWDLTAFTLQMAMVVLTGYVVATSPPVAKLINRLALIPATARTAVSFVALMSMSVSFLNWGLSLIFGGLLARAIARRKDLTVDYRALGAAAFMGLGAVWALGLSSSAAQLQATAASLPPALLKITGILDFGTTIFTWQSLLTLAILMALTTVIAHFSAPQGGAIRTAEDLGVDLDDEPSESAPRSRPGEWLEYSMILPILAGILTLGWLVSQFLTKPFLTVVSSLNGYLLVFLILGLVLHGTPRKFLQAVTKAVPATAGILVQFPLYAAMAAILTKATGHGGMTISAHLAEFFSDIGGGGAFAVVIALYTAVLGLLVPSGGGKWLVEAPYVMQSATDVQMNLGWTVQIYNIAEALPNLINPFFMLPLLAVLRLRARDLVGFTFLQFLFHLPVVLLLVWLLGMTFQFVPPVMPAGQ, translated from the coding sequence GTGGCTGACACAGTCCTGACCAAGACCGGAACCGAAGAACGCGGGCTCGCCAGAGTAGCCCAACGGATGGCGGCCTGGACCGAGAAATGGTTCCCGGATGCCTACATCTTTGCCCTGGCCGGTGTGGTCATCATCGCCGTGGCCGCCTTGGCGATCGGTGCTTCACCGCAGTCGATCGCCGACTCTTTCGGTAACGGCTTCTGGGATCTGACGGCATTTACGCTGCAGATGGCCATGGTGGTCCTGACCGGTTACGTGGTGGCCACGTCGCCGCCGGTGGCGAAGCTCATCAACCGGCTGGCGCTGATTCCTGCCACGGCACGCACGGCGGTCAGCTTCGTGGCGTTGATGTCGATGTCCGTGTCCTTCCTGAACTGGGGTCTGAGCCTCATCTTCGGTGGCCTGCTGGCCCGGGCCATTGCGCGGCGCAAGGACCTCACGGTGGACTACCGTGCGCTGGGCGCGGCGGCGTTTATGGGCCTCGGAGCTGTCTGGGCGCTGGGGCTGTCCTCGTCCGCGGCCCAACTGCAGGCCACCGCTGCCTCGCTGCCGCCTGCCCTGCTGAAAATCACCGGCATCCTGGACTTCGGGACCACGATTTTCACCTGGCAGTCACTGCTCACCCTGGCCATCCTGATGGCCCTCACCACTGTGATCGCACATTTCTCCGCGCCCCAGGGCGGCGCGATCCGCACAGCTGAGGATCTCGGCGTCGACCTCGACGACGAACCCAGCGAATCGGCGCCCCGTTCACGCCCGGGCGAGTGGCTCGAATACAGCATGATCCTGCCGATCCTTGCGGGCATCCTGACCCTGGGCTGGTTGGTCTCCCAGTTCCTGACGAAGCCGTTCCTGACCGTGGTCAGCAGCCTCAACGGCTACCTGCTGGTCTTCCTGATCCTGGGCCTGGTACTGCACGGGACACCACGGAAATTCCTGCAGGCCGTTACCAAGGCTGTTCCGGCTACCGCCGGGATCCTGGTCCAGTTCCCGCTGTACGCGGCCATGGCGGCGATCCTGACCAAAGCCACCGGCCACGGCGGGATGACCATTTCCGCGCACCTGGCAGAGTTCTTCTCGGACATCGGCGGTGGCGGCGCGTTCGCTGTGGTCATTGCGCTCTACACCGCAGTGCTGGGCCTGCTGGTCCCGTCCGGCGGCGGTAAGTGGCTTGTGGAGGCGCCCTATGTGATGCAGTCCGCGACCGATGTGCAGATGAACCTCGGCTGGACCGTGCAGATCTACAACATCGCCGAGGCCCTGCCCAACCTGATCAACCCGTTCTTTATGCTTCCGCTGCTCGCAGTGCTGCGGCTCCGGGCACGGGACCTCGTGGGCTTCACCTTCCTGCAGTTCCTGTTCCACCTGCCGGTGGTACTGCTGCTGGTCTGGCTGCTCGGGATGACATTCCAGTTCGTGCCGCCGGTGATGCCCGCAGGGCAATAA
- a CDS encoding dihydrofolate reductase family protein, translating to MSTIFGGMAVSLDGYIRSESGDLSWLNDAMANNEDYGFEATERRTGAYVMGANTYREMAAMGGRGSAVPTYVLSHDETLTTGRNTHLYSGDLRDLVARIKPAVPEEKDICVFGGGQLITEFIELGLLDELAVAVVPVILGGGVPFFGRISEWKKLVLRECRSFPSGIVLLDYQLTGPTG from the coding sequence ATGAGCACCATCTTTGGCGGCATGGCGGTCAGCCTCGATGGCTACATCCGTTCAGAGAGTGGGGACCTGTCATGGCTGAACGATGCCATGGCCAACAATGAGGATTACGGATTCGAGGCAACTGAGCGCAGAACCGGAGCCTATGTCATGGGTGCCAATACCTACCGGGAAATGGCGGCAATGGGCGGCCGGGGCTCCGCGGTTCCCACGTATGTTCTCTCCCACGATGAAACTCTGACCACGGGACGGAACACGCACCTGTACTCCGGCGATTTACGCGATCTTGTCGCCCGGATAAAGCCCGCCGTCCCTGAAGAGAAGGACATTTGCGTGTTCGGCGGCGGTCAGCTCATCACTGAATTCATCGAGTTGGGTCTGCTGGACGAACTGGCCGTCGCCGTCGTGCCGGTCATCCTCGGCGGCGGAGTGCCGTTCTTCGGCAGGATCAGCGAATGGAAAAAGCTTGTGCTCCGGGAGTGCCGCTCCTTTCCGTCCGGCATCGTGCTGCTGGACTACCAACTGACCGGCCCCACCGGCTAA
- a CDS encoding integrase catalytic domain-containing protein — MSERRAVTKVLATEYRRASKARKGEILDQICAVTGWHRSHARKALGLVLRIRVVRPRPPRPLVYDSSVIDALRFCWAVQGTPCGRLLAAALPDLVPRLRRFEELQIEDGTAALLLRIAPATIDRRLKADRAKLDPRGRSHTKPGTLLKDSIPMRTWAEWDDARPGFVEIDLVGHEGGNSQGEFCFTLDITDIATGWTETVSVRNKAQKWVFAAIKEATAKFPFPVLGIDSDNGSEFINWGLFRWCEQEKLTFTRSRSGNKNDGAHVEQKNWHIVRQTVGYHRYDTPGELDLLNRIWELQRLLTNHFGPQQKLVFKERNGAKTTKKYDLPATPYQRVLADKGTVRKTDKTRLGRENQPLNPAAIQRQIQALTAELLTLTTSKQAAKPKPATRALPNDSTKTATRAS; from the coding sequence ATGAGCGAACGCAGGGCTGTCACGAAGGTTCTGGCCACGGAATACCGCCGTGCTTCCAAGGCCAGGAAGGGCGAGATCCTGGATCAGATCTGCGCGGTGACGGGCTGGCACCGCAGTCATGCTCGCAAGGCGCTGGGTCTGGTCCTGAGGATCAGGGTTGTCCGTCCCCGCCCGCCGAGGCCGCTGGTCTATGACAGCTCTGTGATCGACGCCCTGCGGTTCTGTTGGGCGGTGCAGGGCACGCCGTGCGGGCGGCTGCTGGCGGCGGCCCTGCCTGATCTGGTTCCGCGTCTGCGCCGGTTCGAGGAGCTTCAGATCGAGGACGGGACGGCGGCGCTGCTGTTGCGGATAGCGCCGGCGACCATTGACCGCCGGCTCAAGGCGGACCGGGCCAAACTGGATCCGCGGGGCCGGTCCCATACAAAGCCGGGAACGCTGCTGAAGGACTCCATCCCGATGCGGACCTGGGCCGAATGGGATGATGCTAGACCCGGTTTCGTGGAGATCGACCTGGTCGGTCACGAGGGCGGCAATTCCCAGGGCGAGTTCTGTTTCACCCTGGATATCACTGACATCGCGACGGGCTGGACGGAGACCGTATCGGTGCGGAACAAGGCGCAGAAGTGGGTGTTCGCCGCGATCAAAGAGGCGACCGCGAAGTTCCCCTTTCCCGTCCTGGGCATCGATTCGGACAACGGGTCCGAGTTCATCAACTGGGGGCTTTTTCGCTGGTGCGAGCAGGAGAAACTGACCTTCACCCGGTCCCGGTCAGGGAACAAGAACGACGGCGCCCACGTGGAGCAGAAGAACTGGCACATCGTCCGTCAGACCGTGGGTTACCACCGGTACGACACCCCCGGCGAACTGGATCTGCTGAACCGGATCTGGGAGCTGCAGCGGCTGCTGACCAACCACTTCGGCCCCCAGCAAAAACTCGTCTTCAAGGAGCGCAACGGCGCGAAGACCACGAAGAAGTACGACCTACCTGCCACGCCATACCAGCGAGTTCTGGCCGACAAGGGCACGGTCCGCAAAACGGACAAAACCCGACTCGGCCGAGAAAACCAGCCCCTGAACCCGGCAGCCATTCAACGCCAGATCCAGGCACTCACCGCCGAGCTACTGACGCTCACGACCAGCAAACAAGCCGCCAAACCCAAGCCCGCCACGCGCGCACTTCCGAATGATTCCACGAAGACGGCCACGCGCGCATCTTGA
- a CDS encoding M20 family metallo-hydrolase, whose product MTSTPTFTAPDAAFVEDFRVMSQFGATENGGVDRQAATAADGEQRRWLTGLLEARGFTVKFDRAGNQWGLFEAVSGAPFVVVGSHMDSQPTAGRYDGAFGVLAAAHAAFRLVEKWAGGAASGKPKFNIAVVNWFNEEGSRFKPSMMGSSVYTGKLALETALNTTDTQGITVREALDGIGCRGDYDGPAASYCAEIHIEQGPSMEHDGITIGLVQSSWAANKYEFVVHGEQAHTGSTVIADRKDALLGAAMLVVAARELADRFPGVLHTSVGELTVYPNSPVVVPSRVNLLLDLRSADESVLAEADALLHQRIPAIERAANISVERNHSHSWPVTPYQTEGVELAAKVAADLGLSSKQVMTLAGHDSINMKDLVPTVMLFVPSVDGISHNEHEYTTDADIVAGLAMLTEVVNRLCNGVLED is encoded by the coding sequence ATGACCTCAACACCCACCTTCACCGCCCCCGACGCCGCCTTCGTTGAAGACTTCCGCGTTATGAGCCAATTCGGCGCCACCGAAAACGGCGGTGTGGACCGCCAGGCGGCCACCGCCGCGGACGGCGAGCAGCGCCGCTGGCTGACTGGACTGCTGGAGGCCCGCGGATTCACCGTGAAGTTCGACCGCGCCGGCAACCAGTGGGGCCTTTTCGAGGCTGTGTCTGGAGCGCCGTTTGTCGTGGTCGGCTCGCACATGGATTCGCAGCCGACAGCGGGCCGCTACGACGGCGCCTTCGGTGTCCTCGCCGCGGCCCACGCAGCGTTCCGGCTGGTGGAGAAATGGGCCGGCGGCGCCGCGTCCGGGAAGCCGAAGTTCAACATTGCCGTGGTGAACTGGTTCAACGAGGAAGGTTCCCGCTTCAAGCCGTCCATGATGGGTTCCTCCGTCTACACCGGGAAGCTCGCCCTTGAAACCGCCCTCAACACCACAGACACCCAGGGGATCACCGTCCGCGAGGCGCTGGACGGGATCGGCTGCCGGGGGGACTACGACGGACCTGCGGCCTCTTACTGCGCCGAAATCCACATCGAGCAGGGCCCCAGCATGGAGCATGATGGCATCACCATCGGCCTGGTGCAGTCCAGCTGGGCGGCCAACAAGTACGAGTTTGTGGTCCACGGCGAGCAGGCCCACACGGGTTCCACCGTGATCGCGGACAGGAAGGACGCCCTCCTGGGCGCCGCCATGCTGGTGGTGGCCGCCCGCGAACTGGCCGACAGGTTCCCCGGCGTGCTGCACACCTCCGTGGGTGAGCTGACCGTGTACCCGAACTCGCCGGTGGTGGTCCCGTCCCGGGTCAACCTCCTGCTGGACCTGCGCAGCGCGGACGAGTCCGTCCTGGCCGAAGCCGATGCCCTGCTTCACCAACGGATCCCGGCGATTGAACGCGCCGCCAACATCAGTGTGGAGCGGAACCACTCACACTCGTGGCCGGTCACCCCGTACCAGACCGAAGGCGTGGAGCTCGCAGCGAAGGTTGCCGCGGACCTGGGACTGTCCAGCAAGCAGGTCATGACCCTCGCCGGACACGATTCGATCAACATGAAGGACCTGGTGCCCACCGTCATGCTGTTCGTCCCGAGCGTGGACGGAATCTCCCACAACGAACACGAGTACACCACCGACGCGGACATCGTGGCCGGACTCGCCATGCTGACCGAAGTGGTCAACCGTCTCTGCAACGGGGTTCTGGAGGACTAG
- a CDS encoding DUF4389 domain-containing protein: MRARSITMLILGILLSMLGGGLLFGGIGASWVNSLQDDGGYLTSPRERFAVDSTAIVSARADNMRGDSYPGPLPFDVGSIRIGAESANTGKDIFVGIAPRADVDRYLAGSNYSELRDVEFRPFRAEYREVQGTTQLSVPADQDFWAASTAGSGERNLDWKIEAGDWSVVVMNADASAGVSADLQAGFRSELFGPIAAGLLTAGVILLVLGVPLLIFGAQGLGRHTPSPTAAVPAAYPGAATPSAYQGPASQAPSAQAAAGLSPYPARLRGELDPVLSRWMWLVKWFLAIPHFFVLFFLWFAFVVVTIIAGFAILFTGRYPRSLFNFNVGVLRWGWRVAFYTYWALGTDRYPPFTLASTDYPADFEVDYPERLSRGLVLVKWWLLALPHFVIIAALTGTSTVRWTDPQTSGIRYETGTGFSLFGFLVLVAAVILLFSGRYQRPLFDLLMGFNRWIYRVITYAALMRDEYPPFRLDQGPSELQAWQPGTGEGARLPASAPPAGPPPDGPPPPSDPTVRDQGQ; encoded by the coding sequence ATGCGCGCTCGTTCCATCACAATGCTCATTCTCGGCATTTTGTTATCGATGCTGGGCGGTGGGCTGCTCTTCGGGGGAATTGGCGCTTCGTGGGTCAACTCGCTCCAGGACGACGGCGGCTACCTCACCTCTCCGAGGGAACGCTTTGCTGTCGATTCCACAGCCATCGTTTCCGCCAGGGCGGACAACATGCGAGGGGACTCCTACCCCGGACCCCTGCCCTTCGACGTGGGCAGCATCCGGATAGGGGCTGAGTCTGCCAATACAGGCAAAGACATTTTTGTCGGCATAGCGCCCAGGGCGGACGTTGACCGCTACCTCGCCGGCTCCAACTACTCCGAATTGCGGGATGTGGAGTTCCGGCCGTTCCGCGCCGAGTACCGCGAGGTGCAGGGCACAACCCAATTGTCAGTCCCCGCCGACCAGGACTTCTGGGCGGCTTCCACAGCGGGCAGCGGCGAACGGAACCTGGATTGGAAAATCGAGGCAGGGGACTGGTCTGTGGTGGTTATGAACGCGGATGCCAGCGCCGGAGTTTCGGCGGATCTGCAGGCCGGGTTCCGGTCCGAGCTTTTCGGCCCGATTGCCGCCGGCCTGCTCACAGCGGGCGTCATCCTGTTGGTTCTCGGCGTGCCACTACTGATCTTTGGCGCCCAGGGGCTGGGCAGGCACACACCGTCACCCACCGCTGCGGTGCCGGCCGCGTATCCCGGCGCCGCAACGCCGTCCGCCTACCAGGGCCCCGCCAGCCAGGCTCCAAGCGCCCAGGCTGCCGCCGGGCTGTCGCCGTACCCGGCGCGGCTTCGCGGTGAACTCGACCCGGTGCTCTCCAGATGGATGTGGCTGGTGAAGTGGTTCCTGGCCATCCCGCACTTTTTTGTACTCTTCTTCCTGTGGTTCGCGTTTGTGGTGGTCACCATCATTGCCGGGTTCGCCATCCTTTTTACGGGCCGCTATCCACGTTCCCTGTTCAACTTCAACGTTGGAGTCCTGCGTTGGGGCTGGCGGGTGGCCTTCTACACCTACTGGGCGCTGGGCACGGACAGGTATCCGCCCTTCACCCTTGCCAGTACGGACTATCCTGCTGATTTCGAAGTGGACTACCCGGAACGGCTGTCCCGGGGGCTTGTACTGGTCAAGTGGTGGCTCCTGGCACTACCGCACTTCGTGATCATTGCTGCGCTGACCGGCACCAGCACCGTCCGTTGGACCGACCCCCAGACCTCAGGGATCAGGTACGAGACCGGGACGGGATTTTCGCTGTTCGGCTTCCTCGTCCTTGTTGCGGCGGTAATACTGCTGTTCAGCGGCCGCTACCAGCGCCCGCTGTTCGACCTTCTCATGGGCTTCAACCGCTGGATCTACCGCGTCATCACCTACGCAGCCCTGATGCGCGATGAATATCCGCCGTTCCGCCTGGACCAGGGCCCATCAGAACTCCAGGCGTGGCAGCCAGGCACCGGCGAAGGCGCCAGGCTGCCTGCCTCGGCCCCGCCGGCGGGCCCGCCGCCGGATGGACCCCCGCCGCCGTCGGATCCTACAGTGCGCGATCAGGGTCAATGA